From Streptomyces sp. 6-11-2, one genomic window encodes:
- a CDS encoding transglycosylase domain-containing protein, whose translation MSDEPQQPNQGVADHQPPAAPETGGEAESGPGSEAENGTGGGKAGRPRRTGWRRAVPTWRMVLGGFLTAMLLVIGAFLIGYSLVQIPPANAMAVKQANVYLYADGSEIARDGEINRENVTLAQVSKDAQHAVLAAEDRDFYTESAVDPKAMLRAGWNTALGKGKQSGSTITQQYVKNYYLGQEQTVTRKVKEFFIAIKLDRTESKNDILEGYLNTSYFGRNAYGIQAAAQAYYGVKAQDLDPARAAYLAALVNAPSEFDVVAHPENKSVALARWNYVLNGMVKKGWLSASQRAGMKFPMPKEATVPTGMSGQRGYIVRAVKEYLAEHKILNEDQLSAGGYQITTTLEKNKQDALVKAVDDQVMSKLDRKNRKVDTYVRAGAASIDPKTGELVAMYGGIDYVKQYTNNATRRDFQVGSTFKPFVFTSAVQNGSATQDGRTITPNTYYDGTNKRPVQGWSGSYAPENEDQRSYGNITVREATDKSVNAVYAQMAADVGSDKVRDTAIALGLSADTPSLTPSPSIALGVATASVVDMADAYATLANHGKHAPYTMIKKITKDGTDTVELPKRTEIQAITREAADTTTSILRSVVQNGTATAAQAAGRPAAGKTGTAEEDTAALFAGYTPELATVVSVMGQDPVTAHHKPLYDAMGLARVNGGGPPAQIWAQYTGDALKNTLVTDFDLQLQPGADQIQPPPSEPDENPGDGGQDDSGTADPGGQDPGQDQGQDQGQGDGGTGDTGGGDPTTGGTDAGTPPGGPTDPGSGDVGGTPPGGPGASPGGGNAGTPGNAGGNAGAGAPGDGGTGTGLQGVFSDRT comes from the coding sequence ATGAGTGACGAGCCGCAGCAGCCGAACCAGGGCGTGGCCGACCACCAGCCACCGGCGGCACCCGAGACCGGGGGCGAAGCGGAGAGCGGTCCAGGGAGCGAGGCGGAGAACGGGACGGGCGGCGGAAAGGCCGGACGGCCCCGGCGCACCGGCTGGCGCCGTGCCGTGCCGACCTGGCGGATGGTGCTCGGCGGCTTCCTCACCGCCATGCTGCTGGTCATCGGCGCGTTCCTCATCGGCTACTCGCTGGTGCAGATCCCGCCCGCCAACGCCATGGCCGTCAAGCAGGCCAACGTCTACCTGTACGCCGACGGCTCCGAGATCGCCCGGGACGGCGAGATCAACCGGGAGAACGTCACGCTCGCCCAGGTCTCCAAGGACGCCCAGCACGCCGTGCTCGCCGCCGAGGACCGCGACTTCTACACCGAGTCCGCCGTCGACCCCAAGGCGATGCTGCGGGCCGGCTGGAACACCGCCCTCGGCAAGGGCAAGCAGTCCGGTTCGACGATCACCCAGCAGTACGTGAAGAACTACTACCTGGGCCAGGAGCAGACCGTCACCCGCAAGGTGAAGGAGTTCTTCATCGCGATCAAGCTGGACCGCACCGAGTCCAAGAACGACATCCTCGAGGGCTACCTCAACACCAGCTACTTCGGCCGCAACGCCTACGGCATCCAGGCCGCCGCCCAGGCGTACTACGGCGTCAAGGCCCAGGACCTCGACCCGGCCCGCGCCGCCTACCTGGCCGCACTGGTCAACGCGCCCAGCGAGTTCGACGTCGTCGCCCACCCGGAGAACAAGTCCGTCGCCCTGGCCCGCTGGAACTACGTCCTGAACGGCATGGTCAAGAAGGGCTGGCTGAGCGCCTCGCAGCGGGCCGGCATGAAGTTCCCGATGCCCAAGGAGGCCACCGTCCCCACGGGCATGTCCGGGCAGCGCGGCTACATCGTCCGCGCGGTCAAGGAGTACCTGGCCGAGCACAAGATCCTGAACGAGGACCAGCTCTCCGCGGGCGGCTACCAGATCACCACCACCCTGGAGAAGAACAAGCAGGACGCCCTGGTCAAGGCCGTGGACGACCAGGTGATGAGCAAGCTCGACCGGAAGAACCGCAAGGTCGACACCTACGTCCGGGCCGGCGCCGCCTCCATCGACCCGAAGACCGGCGAACTCGTCGCCATGTACGGCGGCATCGACTACGTCAAGCAGTACACGAACAACGCCACCCGCCGGGACTTCCAGGTGGGCTCCACCTTCAAGCCGTTCGTGTTCACCTCCGCCGTCCAGAACGGCTCCGCGACCCAGGACGGCCGCACGATCACCCCGAACACCTACTACGACGGCACCAACAAGCGCCCCGTCCAGGGCTGGAGCGGCTCCTACGCCCCCGAGAACGAGGACCAGCGGTCCTACGGCAACATCACCGTCCGCGAGGCCACGGACAAGTCCGTCAACGCGGTGTACGCGCAGATGGCCGCCGACGTCGGCTCCGACAAGGTCAGGGACACCGCCATCGCCCTCGGCCTGTCGGCCGACACCCCGTCCCTGACCCCCTCCCCGTCCATCGCGCTCGGAGTGGCCACCGCCAGCGTCGTCGACATGGCCGACGCCTACGCCACACTCGCCAACCACGGCAAGCACGCCCCGTACACGATGATCAAGAAGATCACCAAGGACGGCACCGACACCGTCGAACTGCCCAAGCGCACCGAGATCCAGGCGATCACCCGTGAGGCCGCCGACACCACCACCTCGATACTGCGCAGCGTCGTGCAGAACGGCACCGCCACCGCCGCCCAGGCCGCCGGCCGGCCCGCCGCCGGCAAGACCGGCACCGCCGAGGAGGACACCGCGGCCTTGTTCGCCGGCTACACGCCCGAACTCGCCACCGTCGTCTCGGTCATGGGCCAGGACCCGGTCACCGCCCATCACAAGCCGCTCTACGACGCCATGGGGCTGGCCCGTGTCAACGGCGGCGGGCCGCCCGCCCAGATCTGGGCGCAGTACACCGGGGACGCCCTGAAGAACACCCTGGTCACCGACTTCGACCTCCAGCTCCAGCCGGGCGCCGACCAGATCCAGCCGCCGCCCTCGGAGCCCGACGAGAACCCGGGCGACGGCGGGCAGGACGACAGCGGCACGGCCGACCCCGGCGGCCAGGACCCGGGACAGGACCAGGGCCAGGACCAGGGACAGGGCGACGGCGGCACGGGTGACACCGGCGGCGGCGACCCCACCACCGGCGGGACCGACGCCGGCACCCCGCCGGGCGGCCCCACCGACCCGGGCTCCGGGGACGTCGGAGGCACCCCGCCGGGCGGCCCGGGAGCCTCGCCCGGCGGAGGCAACGCCGGCACCCCGGGCAACGCGGGCGGGAACGCGGGTGCCGGTGCCCCCGGCGACGGCGGCACCGGCACCGGCCTGCAAGGCGTGTTCAGTGACCGGACGTGA
- a CDS encoding ABC-2 family transporter protein, translating to MGAGRLYAAVAAGGFRRYATYRAATAAGVFTNTAFGLILVYTYLALWDVRPHLGGYDQAQAVTYVWLGQAFLAALAIGGGGVEDELMERIRTGDIAVDLYRPADLQLWWLSADAGRAMFQLLGRGVLPFVFGALFFPVALPSDPLVWAAFLGAVPLALLVGFGIRFLVALSAFWLLDGAGVAQMAWLAGYFCSGMLLPLNVFPGALGEVVRALPWSSLLQAPADILLGHADPLGTYVFQGAWAVALLAAGRLVQSAATRRVVVQGG from the coding sequence GTGGGCGCAGGACGGTTGTACGCGGCCGTCGCGGCGGGGGGATTCAGACGGTACGCGACGTATCGGGCGGCGACGGCGGCCGGGGTGTTCACCAATACGGCATTCGGGCTGATCCTGGTGTACACGTACCTCGCGCTGTGGGATGTCCGACCGCACCTGGGCGGTTACGACCAGGCGCAGGCCGTGACGTACGTGTGGCTGGGGCAGGCGTTCCTGGCGGCCCTCGCGATCGGTGGGGGCGGCGTCGAGGACGAGCTGATGGAACGCATCCGAACGGGTGACATCGCCGTCGACCTGTACCGGCCGGCCGACCTCCAGCTGTGGTGGCTGTCGGCCGACGCGGGCCGGGCGATGTTCCAGCTGCTGGGCCGCGGGGTGCTGCCCTTCGTGTTCGGGGCGCTGTTCTTCCCGGTGGCCCTGCCGTCGGACCCGCTGGTCTGGGCGGCGTTCCTCGGGGCGGTGCCGCTGGCGCTGCTGGTGGGCTTCGGGATCCGCTTCCTGGTGGCGCTGAGCGCGTTCTGGCTGCTGGACGGCGCGGGCGTGGCGCAGATGGCCTGGCTGGCCGGGTACTTCTGCTCGGGGATGCTGCTGCCGCTGAACGTCTTCCCGGGCGCGCTGGGCGAGGTGGTCCGGGCGCTGCCGTGGTCGTCGCTGCTCCAGGCCCCCGCCGACATCCTGCTGGGGCACGCGGACCCGCTGGGCACGTACGTGTTCCAGGGCGCGTGGGCGGTGGCGCTGCTGGCGGCGGGGCGGCTGGTGCAGTCGGCGGCGACGCGGCGGGTGGTGGTGCAGGGTGGCTGA
- a CDS encoding ABC transporter permease, translating to MAESTAGPAGNRLVEGLRAYRLIAAMWIRSTMAYRASFVMTTAGSFVATGLDFVTILLMFSRVDALGGYALPEIAFLYGLSATAFGLADLAIGSMDRLGRRVRDGTLDTLLVRPAPVLAQVAADRFALRRLGRVTQGVLVLGWAMSRLDVDWTPLKLLLMPVMVVSGCAIFCAVFVAGAAFQFVAQDASEVQNAFTYGGTTLLQYPPTVFAKELVRGVTFVLPLAFVNWLPALYVLGRPYPLDLPRWTAFAPPLVAVACCALAGAAWRVGLRSYRSTGN from the coding sequence GTGGCTGAGTCCACCGCGGGCCCGGCCGGCAACCGGCTGGTGGAGGGGCTGCGCGCCTACCGCCTGATCGCCGCGATGTGGATCCGCTCCACGATGGCCTACCGCGCCTCCTTCGTCATGACCACCGCCGGGAGCTTCGTGGCGACCGGGCTGGACTTCGTGACGATCCTGCTGATGTTCTCCCGCGTCGACGCGCTCGGCGGCTACGCGTTGCCGGAGATCGCCTTCCTGTACGGGCTGTCCGCCACCGCCTTCGGGCTCGCCGATCTGGCGATCGGCTCCATGGACCGGCTGGGGCGGCGGGTGCGCGACGGCACGCTCGACACGCTGCTGGTCCGGCCGGCGCCGGTGCTCGCGCAGGTGGCCGCCGACCGGTTCGCGCTGCGTCGGCTGGGCCGGGTGACGCAGGGGGTGCTGGTGCTGGGCTGGGCGATGTCACGGCTGGACGTCGACTGGACGCCGCTGAAGCTGCTGCTGATGCCGGTGATGGTGGTGAGCGGCTGCGCGATCTTCTGCGCGGTGTTCGTGGCCGGGGCGGCCTTCCAGTTCGTGGCGCAGGACGCCTCGGAGGTGCAGAACGCGTTCACCTACGGGGGCACCACGCTGCTCCAGTACCCGCCGACGGTGTTCGCCAAGGAGCTGGTGCGCGGGGTGACGTTCGTCCTGCCGCTGGCCTTCGTCAACTGGCTGCCGGCGCTGTACGTGCTGGGGCGGCCGTATCCGCTCGACCTGCCCCGGTGGACCGCGTTCGCTCCGCCGCTGGTCGCGGTGGCGTGCTGCGCGCTGGCGGGGGCGGCCTGGCGGGTGGGGCTGCGGTCGTATCGGAGCACCGGGAACTGA
- a CDS encoding ATP-binding cassette domain-containing protein — protein sequence MTVDGVEGRDGVGGADSEDGAGGGLIELDRVEKVFDVRKKTGFLRRERRQVRAVDSISFSVARGEMVGYIGPNGAGKSTTIKMLTGILTPSGGRLRVAGIDPSRERTRLARRIGVVFGQRTTLWWDLPLIDSYRLMHRMYRIPDGRYRDNLDRCVELLELGELLDVPVRQLSLGQRMRGDIAAALLHDPEVLYLDEPTIGLDVISKAKVRGFLRDLNAERGTTVLLTTHDLQDIEQLCSRVMVIDHGRLMYDGPLTGLREAGESERTLVVDLERELPPIELPSARVVRVEGPRQWLAFPAAESAAPLVARIAAECPLVDLSVREPDIEAVIARMYAEKAVS from the coding sequence ATGACGGTGGACGGTGTGGAGGGCAGGGACGGTGTGGGCGGCGCGGACAGCGAGGACGGCGCGGGCGGTGGTCTCATCGAACTCGACCGGGTCGAGAAGGTCTTCGACGTGCGGAAGAAGACCGGGTTCCTGAGGCGCGAGCGGCGGCAGGTGCGGGCGGTCGACTCGATCTCCTTCAGCGTGGCGCGCGGGGAGATGGTCGGCTACATCGGCCCGAACGGCGCGGGCAAGTCGACGACGATCAAGATGCTCACCGGCATCCTGACGCCCAGCGGCGGCCGGCTGCGGGTCGCCGGCATCGACCCCTCCCGCGAGCGGACCCGGCTCGCCCGGCGCATCGGCGTGGTGTTCGGGCAGCGGACGACCCTGTGGTGGGACCTGCCGCTGATCGACTCCTACCGGCTGATGCACCGCATGTACCGGATCCCCGACGGCCGTTACCGCGACAACCTCGACCGCTGTGTCGAACTCCTCGAACTCGGCGAGCTGTTGGACGTCCCCGTGCGGCAGCTCTCGCTGGGCCAGCGGATGCGCGGCGACATCGCGGCGGCCCTGCTGCACGACCCGGAGGTCCTCTACCTGGACGAGCCGACCATCGGCCTGGACGTCATCAGCAAGGCCAAGGTCCGTGGGTTCCTGCGCGACCTGAACGCCGAACGCGGTACGACGGTGCTGCTGACCACGCACGACCTCCAGGACATCGAGCAGCTGTGCTCGCGGGTGATGGTCATCGACCACGGGCGCCTGATGTACGACGGCCCCCTCACCGGCCTGCGCGAGGCGGGCGAGAGCGAACGCACCCTGGTGGTCGACCTGGAGCGAGAGCTGCCGCCGATCGAGCTGCCGTCCGCGCGCGTGGTGCGGGTCGAGGGGCCCCGGCAGTGGCTGGCCTTCCCGGCGGCCGAGTCGGCGGCGCCCCTGGTGGCGCGGATCGCGGCGGAGTGCCCGCTGGTGGACCTGTCGGTGCGGGAGCCCGACATCGAGGCGGTCATCGCGAGGATGTACGCCGAGAAAGCGGTCTCGTAG
- a CDS encoding DUF1707 domain-containing protein has protein sequence MTEDLPELRASDADRERVVEHLRDALAEGRLDMTEFEERLEAAYQARTYGELAPLTRDLPVPGVVAPAVNMVKQPARDGSWASRVVGGEGSSSWAVAIMGGFERKGRWTVPKRFNCFTFWGGGGIDLRDANFADHEVVINCVAIMGGMDVIVPPGVEVVVRGIGIMGGFDHREDGVHGEPGAPRVIVTGVAFWGGVGVRRKITEEERRRLKEQRRRERLERREERRRLE, from the coding sequence ATGACGGAGGACCTGCCGGAGCTTCGCGCTTCCGACGCCGATCGTGAACGAGTCGTCGAACATCTGCGGGACGCCCTCGCCGAGGGGCGGCTCGACATGACCGAGTTCGAGGAGCGACTGGAGGCGGCGTACCAGGCGCGCACGTACGGCGAACTCGCGCCGCTCACCCGGGACCTGCCCGTGCCCGGGGTGGTCGCCCCGGCGGTGAACATGGTCAAGCAGCCGGCGCGGGACGGCAGTTGGGCGTCGCGGGTGGTCGGCGGCGAGGGGTCCTCGTCGTGGGCCGTCGCCATCATGGGCGGGTTCGAGCGCAAGGGGCGCTGGACCGTGCCCAAGCGGTTCAACTGCTTCACCTTCTGGGGCGGCGGCGGCATCGACCTGCGCGACGCCAACTTCGCCGACCACGAGGTCGTGATCAACTGCGTAGCGATCATGGGCGGTATGGATGTGATCGTGCCGCCCGGCGTCGAGGTGGTGGTGCGCGGCATCGGCATCATGGGTGGCTTCGACCACCGCGAGGACGGCGTGCACGGCGAGCCGGGCGCCCCGCGCGTGATCGTGACCGGTGTGGCCTTCTGGGGCGGCGTGGGCGTCAGGCGGAAGATCACCGAGGAGGAACGGCGCCGCCTGAAGGAGCAGCGCCGCCGGGAGAGGCTGGAGCGCAGGGAGGAACGCCGCAGGCTCGAGTAA
- a CDS encoding SGNH/GDSL hydrolase family protein, giving the protein MTRRHGYALLTAIVTLIVVVSAAIYAGIASGTGRLADAPAAGRAPGHSAAPASSGTWVATWATSPAAAEPGTATNGMAGRSVRNVVHTSVAGTSARITLSNLYGRAPLNVTHASIAVAAGDATAAAATRTMRRLTFAGARSVVVPPGGQVTSDSVRIAVPRGGDVLVTTYSPASSGPVTYHPHARQISYVAQGDRTEDVTGTPYTERTSVWRYLTSLDVLSDEAEGTVVVLGDSITDGVTATVGADRRWTDVLSGRLWAAVEDGRDVPRYSVVNEGISGNQVLSDGLGRPSDNPSGLSRFERDVLERAGAKVVVIDLGINDILRDPRLADPQRITGGLRTLVTRAHARGLKVVGATLMPFEGHRGYTPARDAVRQQVNAEIRGGQVFDAVVDFDRALRDPYAPRRLRGDYDSGDHLHPSDLGYREMAEVFELKLLKKAGQAQL; this is encoded by the coding sequence ATGACCAGACGCCACGGTTACGCCCTGCTGACCGCGATCGTCACACTGATCGTCGTCGTCTCCGCCGCCATCTACGCCGGGATCGCCTCCGGCACCGGCCGCCTGGCCGACGCCCCGGCCGCCGGCCGTGCGCCGGGCCATTCCGCCGCTCCGGCCTCCTCCGGCACCTGGGTCGCCACCTGGGCCACCTCACCGGCCGCCGCCGAACCCGGCACGGCGACCAACGGCATGGCGGGCCGCTCGGTGCGCAACGTCGTGCACACGAGCGTCGCCGGGACGAGTGCCCGGATCACGCTGTCCAATCTCTACGGCCGGGCGCCGCTCAACGTCACCCACGCCTCGATCGCCGTCGCCGCCGGTGACGCCACCGCGGCCGCCGCCACGCGCACCATGCGGCGGCTCACCTTCGCCGGCGCCCGCTCGGTCGTCGTACCGCCCGGCGGGCAGGTGACGAGCGACTCCGTGCGCATCGCCGTTCCGCGAGGCGGCGACGTCCTGGTCACCACCTACTCCCCCGCCTCGTCGGGCCCGGTCACCTACCACCCGCACGCCCGCCAGATCTCGTACGTCGCCCAGGGCGACCGCACGGAGGACGTGACCGGAACGCCGTACACGGAGCGGACGAGCGTCTGGCGCTATCTGACCTCGCTGGACGTGCTGAGCGACGAGGCCGAGGGGACGGTCGTCGTCCTCGGCGACTCGATCACCGACGGCGTCACCGCCACCGTCGGCGCCGACCGCCGCTGGACCGACGTCCTGTCCGGCCGGCTGTGGGCGGCGGTCGAGGACGGCCGGGACGTGCCGCGCTACAGCGTCGTCAACGAGGGCATCAGCGGCAACCAGGTGCTGTCCGACGGGCTCGGGCGCCCCTCGGACAACCCCAGCGGGCTGAGCCGGTTCGAGCGGGACGTGCTGGAGCGGGCCGGTGCCAAGGTCGTCGTCATCGACCTCGGCATCAACGACATCCTGCGCGATCCGCGACTCGCCGACCCGCAGCGGATCACCGGCGGGCTGCGCACGCTGGTGACGCGGGCGCACGCGCGCGGGCTGAAGGTCGTCGGGGCGACGCTGATGCCGTTCGAGGGACACCGCGGGTACACGCCCGCCCGGGACGCGGTACGGCAGCAGGTCAACGCGGAGATCCGCGGCGGGCAGGTGTTCGACGCGGTGGTCGACTTCGACAGGGCGCTGCGGGACCCCTACGCTCCGCGGCGGCTGCGGGGCGACTACGACTCCGGGGACCATCTGCACCCCAGTGACCTCGGATACCGCGAGATGGCCGAGGTGTTCGAGCTGAAGCTGCTGAAGAAGGCGGGGCAGGCACAGCTGTAG
- a CDS encoding DUF445 domain-containing protein — protein MEQTTQAGRGTGDAVSQRAMTVFSPADEERRRGVRRMKLTATGLLLFVAVVYVLAKWGQNAGAGTWTAYVAAAAEAGMVGALADWFAVTALFRHPLGLPIPHTAIIPTKKDQLGISLGEFVGENFLSEDVVRQRLRAVGIGSRLGAWLAQPEHADRVTAELATALRGALTVLRDSDIQAVVGEAITRRANSQEIAPGIGKLLEKVVADGGHKRVVDLVVSRAHDWLVLHSDSVMDAVQGGAPGWTPRFVDRKVGERVYKELLRFITEMRDMPSHPARGALDRFLTDFASDLQSDTDTRARIERLKGEVLRRGEVQDLIASAWTAVRSMIVAAAEDERSELRLRVRASLLSLGARMAEDSKTQGKVDSWVEGAAVYVVTTYRKEITSLITDTVAGWDAEHTTRKIEAHIGRDLQFIRINGTVVGSLAGVVIYAVTRAMGA, from the coding sequence ATGGAACAGACGACGCAGGCCGGCCGGGGCACGGGGGACGCCGTCTCCCAGCGCGCGATGACCGTGTTCAGCCCCGCCGACGAGGAGCGGCGCCGCGGGGTGCGCCGCATGAAGCTGACCGCCACCGGGCTGCTGCTGTTCGTCGCCGTGGTGTACGTGCTCGCCAAGTGGGGCCAGAACGCGGGCGCCGGCACCTGGACGGCGTACGTCGCCGCGGCCGCCGAGGCCGGCATGGTCGGCGCGCTCGCCGACTGGTTCGCGGTCACCGCCCTCTTCCGCCATCCCCTCGGCCTGCCCATCCCGCACACCGCGATCATCCCGACCAAGAAGGACCAGCTCGGCATCTCACTGGGCGAGTTCGTCGGCGAGAACTTCCTCTCCGAGGACGTCGTACGGCAGCGGCTGCGTGCCGTCGGCATCGGCAGCCGCCTCGGCGCCTGGCTCGCCCAGCCGGAGCACGCGGACCGGGTGACCGCGGAACTGGCCACCGCGCTGCGCGGCGCCCTGACCGTGCTGCGCGACTCCGACATCCAGGCCGTGGTCGGCGAGGCGATCACCCGCAGAGCCAACTCGCAGGAGATCGCGCCCGGCATCGGCAAGCTGCTGGAGAAGGTCGTCGCCGACGGCGGCCACAAACGGGTCGTCGACCTGGTCGTCTCCCGCGCGCACGACTGGCTGGTGCTGCACAGCGACTCCGTGATGGACGCCGTGCAGGGCGGCGCGCCCGGCTGGACGCCGAGGTTCGTCGACAGGAAGGTCGGCGAGCGGGTCTACAAGGAGCTGCTGCGCTTCATCACCGAGATGCGGGACATGCCCTCGCACCCGGCGCGCGGCGCGCTCGACCGCTTCCTCACCGACTTCGCCTCCGACCTCCAGTCCGACACGGACACGCGCGCGCGTATCGAGCGGCTCAAGGGCGAGGTGCTGCGCCGCGGCGAGGTCCAGGACCTGATCGCCTCCGCCTGGACGGCCGTACGGTCCATGATCGTCGCGGCGGCCGAGGACGAGCGCAGCGAGCTGCGCCTGCGGGTCCGTGCCTCGCTGCTGTCCCTGGGCGCCCGGATGGCCGAGGACTCCAAGACGCAGGGCAAGGTCGACTCCTGGGTCGAGGGCGCGGCGGTCTACGTGGTGACGACCTACCGCAAGGAGATCACCTCCCTGATCACCGACACCGTGGCCGGCTGGGACGCCGAGCACACCACCCGCAAGATCGAGGCCCACATCGGCCGCGACCTCCAGTTCATCCGCATCAACGGCACGGTGGTGGGGTCGCTGGCGGGAGTGGTGATCTATGCGGTGACGCGGGCCATGGGGGCGTAG